GAGAGCCTTGAAATGGAAGCAGAATTACCAGCGTTTGGTGACCTCGATCAGATGATAGCCGAACTGTGTCCTGACCGGTCCCAGCACCTTGCCGATCTCACCGGAAAAGACCACCTCGTCAAACTCCTTGACCATCTGACCGGGACCGAATGCCCCCAGGTCACCACCCCGCA
Above is a window of Trichlorobacter lovleyi SZ DNA encoding:
- a CDS encoding peptidylprolyl isomerase, yielding MATATARHILVSTEAECLKLKTEIEGGADFGEVAKLNSSCPSRMRGGDLGAFGPGQMVKEFDEVVFSGEIGKVLGPVRTQFGYHLIEVTKRW